CTCGAGCATCCGCGAGGCGCACGTGGTCGTCACGCCGCGCGTGCAGAGCAAGTCCTTCACGGCGACTGGCACGCCCCCCAAGCGACCGACCGGGCCCCCGCGGCGGCGACGGGCGTCGATCTCGGCAGCGCGTTCGAGGGCCGCGTCGCCCAAGACCTTCAAGAATGCGCCGATGCGCCCGTCGTGCTGTTGAATCTGCGCCAGGCAGGCCTGGGTCAACTCGACCGAGGTGAACTGTCCCGCTTCGAGGCCGGCAAGCATCTCGGTGGCAGTCAGTTCGACAAGCGACATCGCAGCTCAGCCCAACACGGCCGGTACGAGATAGAACTCTCCGTCCTGCTGCGGGGCGTTGGCCAGCGCCGCTTCGCGCGGCAAACTCGGCCGCAGCTCGTCTGCGCGAAACACTCCCGACAGCTCGACGGCGTGCGCCATCGGTTCGACAGCGCTGGTGTCGACCTCGCCGAGTTGCTCGACATAGGTGACGATCGACGCCAGTTGGGCCGTCATTCGGTCGAGCTCGGCTGCGGTGAGGCTCAACCGGGCCAGCAGCGAAACCATTTCGACTTGCTCACGCGACAGCGACATGCGAGTGGCCAGAG
This window of the Pirellulales bacterium genome carries:
- the gatC gene encoding Asp-tRNA(Asn)/Glu-tRNA(Gln) amidotransferase subunit GatC produces the protein MSLSREQVEMVSLLARLSLTAAELDRMTAQLASIVTYVEQLGEVDTSAVEPMAHAVELSGVFRADELRPSLPREAALANAPQQDGEFYLVPAVLG